GTTGACGGCAAGATGCGCTCAAGCTCTCCGAGGTAGGCCCACTGGTCTGGGCACGGCTTGAATTGATCATCCAAGAAAACCGTGTTGCCCCGCTGCCGGGGGTCACGCTGGAGTGGCAGGGCGATGAGATTGCCAAACCCTCCCCGCGGCATCGTGTCCTGGTTGGGAAACAGCCGGTCGTAAGACTGCATGCTGAGCTGATGACGCCTCGCCATCGTTTCGGTGAGGAGGTAACAGCCCATCTTGCGAGCGGTGCTTGCGGCTATGGGCGCGGCGAAGAAGAACCATACGTGAGCGCCGTTGCCGGAACGGGATCGCTCCACTGCAGCAGGAATGCCGATGTTCCGGCAGGTGTCTACAAAGGCTGCCGTGTCGTCGACCCACTCCCGCTTGTCGAAATCGACGGCGAGCAACCAGCACATCTCGTCCTCGAGCAGCGGATAGACGCCGACCACGTGTCGACCCTGCAGATGATCGAGGATGAGTTGGTCCGTTACTGGCAGAAAGGCTTGATGTAAGCACTCGCCGCACTTCACGCGGGGTTTTTCGCACATGCCGCGCACCCACTCGTTCGCACACGCGGGCGCATATCCTTTCTTGCCAGTCCGCGAGTTCTCCCACAGCTGCGGGTAGACGTCGTCACGACCCCGGAACAGTGAACGGAACAGTCGGAGTTTGTCCCCAGGCGTTATCGAGGACGACGGACGGACAGAGAGATCGGCTTCATGTGCTGCTAGCGCTGGGGACTCGAACGCTGACAGCTCGCTCCGCAGATGCTGGAGCCGCAGTTGACCTTCTTTCCGCTCTCGTTCGAGCGCGACGAGCCGTGCCTCTTCCTCAGCTATTGCCGCTGCAAGCTCGTCAGGGCGGCCGGAGTACTGTTTACGACCCGGCGCCATCGGCATCACAGGGTTGCGAGGAATTGGGAGACGCTCACGACCCGAACCCCGCGGTCTTTCATCTGCTGGATGAGATCCAAATCACGCCGCGGTGATGTCGGTTTCGATATCCGCCGGAGCGTGGCGCTTGGTTCGTCGATGAATGAGGCGGAGCAGGTCCTCGAAATCCTTCCGCCATTCCTCTTTGGGATAGATCGAGAGAAGACAGACCTTCCGCTCGCGCATCCGTACCCGCTCAAGGGGCTTCAGTACCCCGTTCTCGTATACCGCCCGGATTACGCGTGGCATGGTCCCCTGGGTAGCACCTTTCGCAGCCCGGACCAAGGGATTTTGGCTGCCAGGTTCGATGAGATATCCTTGCACAGCACAACCAGGACAGAAAAATGGGTCGGCGGGCAATGTAACGCGGTGCGTAGCACCTTTGCCGGTTGGCTAAGTCATGCTAATCATGGACCTTATGAAGCCGGTGACTGTTCAAGTCGCCAAGACGCACCTCTCACGCCTGATCGAGCGTGCGTGCGCCGGCGGGTCTTCGGCGCCATGCGCGGGCGGGCTAAGGTGGATAGCCGCTTTTTCGAGCCGCTCCCGCCGGAAGAGCAGGCGGCCTGGGAAGGGTGAAGCGATGCGGGCGATCACCCAATAGAGCGCAGGGATCGAGGGTTATACTCCGAGCCCATCGCCCACGTGCCTGAGGAGCGCGGCGCCGTGCTCGATCAATCTCCCTGCGTGCTCCGCGTCTGCGAGCCCGACGCCCTCACCAGCTTGCCGCAGCCCGATAACCGCATCCACATGTTCGTTACGGAGGACGGTCCGGGCCAGCAGCTCTCCACGCAACAGAGCTTCCGGGACGCATGCGTCGTCGTCCGTTGGTACCAACGCGTGGCCGATCGCCGCCGCGCGCACCCCGATCTCCACCGCTTCCCGAGCGGGCGCGATCGCTTCGATCGCAAAACCACCGCCGCGCAAGAGTTCCGCCATCCCCAACTTGCGCCGGGCGGCATCCATCAACTCGCGGGCGCGCGCCCGGCGGCGCGCTTCGGCCGCGGGGGCGCGGTCGGGTAACAGCTCTGGCCGCAACGCCGGAACGAGGCCACGCCGAGCCAGGCGTTGCAATGTCTCCCACGTCGATGCGTCGATGACCTCAGCCTCGAGCGGCAGCGAACAGTGATGCGCAAATTGCGCCCACTCCGCCGTCAATCTCGCGCAAGCGTCATCGCCAGCGCCATCGACGATCACCAGTGCCGTTGCCGCAGCCGAATCGGACGATACAACGTGCACATCCACGAGGCGCGCCCCGAGTTCCTGCCCGAGTCGTGCCCGGAGCCGCTCTACCGGAGACGCGTGGTGAGCGGGCAGGCTTGCGGCCGGAGCCACCTGGGTCTCAACGATCTGCCGCAGGCGATCGAGGAACCCTTGTCGGGCGGCGGTTGGCATGCGCAGTGTGCCCAGCTCGCCCCGCCCGTCCAGCAGCCCGTCAGCGAGTTCCCGTTTGGCGGCCAGCGTGGCCAGCATCTGGTGCTCGATCGTGTTCTCACTGATGAGGTTGACCACGTGCACGCTACGCGTCTGGTGCTTTCTCCAGGCCCGCGCGATGCGCTGCTCGAGGCGCGCCGGGTTCCACGGCAGGTCGAGGTTGATGACGACGCTCGCCACTTGCAGGTTGAGACCCAATCCGCCGGAGTCGGTCGACAGGAAGAGGCGACAGGCGGGATCGGTCTTGAAACGCTGGATCTCCGCACGTCGCTTGCCCTGCGGCACCGACCCGGTATGCCACGCGAAGCCAAGGCCCATCTCGCGCGCCAGGTCACGCACGAGCTCCAGCATCCGCGCCCATTCAGAGAAGATGATCGCCTTGCACTCGCTGCGGACGTTGAGGTCTTCGAGCACCGCTTCGAGCTCGTGCAGCTTGGGACAGACCCGCGTTTGCGGCGAGAGAATGTACGGCGTGTCGCAGAGCATGCGCATGCAGGCGAGCCACTTCTGCAGCTTCTCTTGCTCCTGGCGCGTGAGCGGCCGGCGCTTGGCGGTCCCGAGCAGCCGGGCAACGCGGTCCTTGTACTCGTCGTACAGCTCGGTCTGCGCCGGGCTCATGGCAACGAAGTAGTTGTTGTCCACCCGTTGCGGCAGCTGCTCCTCGATCTGGTCCTTGCGCCGGCGCAGGAGCAGCGGCCGAATGCGGCGGCGCAGTTCATCCAGGTTACGGTAGCCGGTGGGCCGGCCACGGTCGTCGAGTTCGTAGAATTCGCGGTTGAAGCGAAACAACGGTCCAAAGATCTGCGGGTCGAGAAACTCGGCGATCGAGTAGATCTCGTCGATGCGGTTCTCGATGGGCGTGCCGCTGAGCAGAAAGGCGTAGCGGCTGTCCAAGCGTTTAAGCGTGCGCGCCGTCTTCGTATTCCAGTTTTTGATCCGCTGCGCCTCGTCGAGGATCACGATGTCGGGCCGTAGGCGCCGATTGATCTCGGCTATATCGCGGACGACTTGCTCGTAGTTGGCGATGGTGAAGAACGCGGGTGCGTCGTAGCAGGCGAGCCGGCTCGGTTTCGTTCCCTGGACGAGTCGCAACGGCAAGTCGGCGAATTTCGCGATCTGTTCCTCCCACTCCGTCTTCAACGAAACGGGACAGACGACCAGCACGCGCTCGATGCCGTGCAACTCCTTGAGCAGCGCACAGGCGGCGACCGCCTGCACGGTCTTTCCCAAACCCATCTCGTCCCCGAGCAACGCCCGTCCGCTGAACGCCAGGTGCAGCATGCCGTCTGTCTGGTACGGGTAGAGCGGAAGTTTGAGGAGGGCCAGGGATCGGCGCCCGGCACGCAGCTCATCCATGAGCGTTTGGCGCGCCACCT
The nucleotide sequence above comes from Candidatus Binatia bacterium. Encoded proteins:
- a CDS encoding antitoxin family protein, which codes for MPRVIRAVYENGVLKPLERVRMRERKVCLLSIYPKEEWRKDFEDLLRLIHRRTKRHAPADIETDITAA
- a CDS encoding DEAD/DEAH box helicase — its product is MHTTVSEPSRHRSRSSGRAQRALAPRPVGWRTTDADEIALRRERAAAEGIAVENRHPAEPVFSSFCVRSPSGLEYLVEIRSLVDMENSCSCPDFRTNGLGTCKHVEAVLSRLRRKRAAAGAGERSRRAEVFLRRTGEPGVAVALPANGRLPADTRATLQRYFDDAGDLRGDPAEAVPSLVRALESAGSTDVRVSQEVKDWASERARRAAREVARQTLMDELRAGRRSLALLKLPLYPYQTDGMLHLAFSGRALLGDEMGLGKTVQAVAACALLKELHGIERVLVVCPVSLKTEWEEQIAKFADLPLRLVQGTKPSRLACYDAPAFFTIANYEQVVRDIAEINRRLRPDIVILDEAQRIKNWNTKTARTLKRLDSRYAFLLSGTPIENRIDEIYSIAEFLDPQIFGPLFRFNREFYELDDRGRPTGYRNLDELRRRIRPLLLRRRKDQIEEQLPQRVDNNYFVAMSPAQTELYDEYKDRVARLLGTAKRRPLTRQEQEKLQKWLACMRMLCDTPYILSPQTRVCPKLHELEAVLEDLNVRSECKAIIFSEWARMLELVRDLAREMGLGFAWHTGSVPQGKRRAEIQRFKTDPACRLFLSTDSGGLGLNLQVASVVINLDLPWNPARLEQRIARAWRKHQTRSVHVVNLISENTIEHQMLATLAAKRELADGLLDGRGELGTLRMPTAARQGFLDRLRQIVETQVAPAASLPAHHASPVERLRARLGQELGARLVDVHVVSSDSAAATALVIVDGAGDDACARLTAEWAQFAHHCSLPLEAEVIDASTWETLQRLARRGLVPALRPELLPDRAPAAEARRRARARELMDAARRKLGMAELLRGGGFAIEAIAPAREAVEIGVRAAAIGHALVPTDDDACVPEALLRGELLARTVLRNEHVDAVIGLRQAGEGVGLADAEHAGRLIEHGAALLRHVGDGLGV